In the Dendrosporobacter quercicolus genome, CGTTAATCCCCGACAAGTCCCCGCAATGCCCCAGCAGGGCATTCACCAGGGTGCCGTTGTAATTGCCGGCAGCCGGATGTACAACCATTCCCCGCGGTTTATTGACAACAATGACCGCCGCATCCTCATATAAAACAGCTAACGGAATTGGCTCGGCGGCAATTTCCACAGGCCTGGCCGCCGGAATAGCAATCGCAACACGATCCGCCTGCTGCAATTTATAATTGGCCTTGATGAAACGGCCGTTAACACTGACGCAAGCATCAGCAATCAGTTTTTGAATGTGAGAACGGGACAATCCTGCCAGCTGCCGCGCTAGAAATGCATCAACCCGTTCTCCCGGACAGTCTTCAGCCAGAAAAACATAATCATTCTTTTCAGTCATTACAGCCATCCTTTTTCTCTGGTAAATAGTATAAGGCAAAAATAATTAAACCAACACCGCCAACGATAGCCATATCGGCAATATTAAAGACCGGCCAAACCCTGAAATCAAGAAAATCAACAACATAGCCGGTTCTGATCCGGTCAATAACATTGCCGGCCGCCCCGCCCGCCATCAGGCCAATGCCTAAACGCAGCACAGGGCTGCCTTGGGGAAGACGGGGATAAACGTAGAGCACCGCCGCCAGCATCAAGACAGCAATGGCAATAAAAAAGACTGTTTGGTGTTCCAGAATGCCAAAAGCGGCGCCCGGATTCAAAATATAGGTAATATGGAATATATTATCAACAACCGGCAAAGAGAGGCCCAGAGTCATTTTGGACTGAACATAAAACTTGGACAACTGATCTACCGCAACTACAGCCAAAACCAGTATTAATATCGGCAATCCTGCTCGCTCCTATTCTTTTACCATAATCATACTATCTATCATACCTAAAATTGACCGAAACGTAAAGAAGCGCAGCAAAAATTGCCCGCTTCCCGCCTTCTCTCAGGACTGCCCGCCATGCATAAAATAGTTTTCCAGCCGGACCCGGTAATAATAAACCAAAGCGGCAACGCCAAGCAATAACCCGGTGGCGACCAGCATTGCATAGGCATTATTCAGCAGATTTTGTCCCAAAATAGAATATAAAACAATCCCTGGAATCTGTCCTGTTGCTGTAGCTATAACAAACTGACGCACCGGGATAACCGTTAGCCCTGCGCCAAAACTGATCATCTTAAAAGGGATTACCGGAATGATCCGGCTAATGAGAATAGCTACTACGCCATGTTTTTGCAAATAACTGTCAACCAGCCGGAGATAAGTCTTTTTTATTATACGCTCCACCAATGGCCGGCCATACCATCTGGCGATGCAAAAATCCAGCAAAGCGCCGATAAGAGCGCCAATCCAGGAATAAACAGCGCCATAGTGCCAGCCAAATATCCAGGCGTTGGCGACAGTGATCACCAGACCGGGAACAAACGGCACCAGGGACTGCAGGGACATTAATGCAATGCTGGTGAGTGGAGCCCAGGCCCCATAATCAAGGATAAAACCTCTTAGTTCATGAAAATTACACTGTTGAAGAAAACTTATTCCGGTAAGCATAAATTTTCTCGCCCCCGGCAGGAAAAAAAAAGCGGCGGCCAGGACAAGCATCGCCCCTATTTTCATTATAATGCCAATCCTGCTTGCTGGTTGGGACATCGGCGCACCTCCCAACATTGTTTTTTATTACCAAATTATATTTAAGTAAACTGTCATTGGCAAGAAAAAGCCGAGCCATTACCGCTCGGCTTTTTTTGCTTTACGCGAACTGAAAGAATGCGCAGAGGCCGGTATGGCGTCTGTTGTTTCAACAATTCCCTGGTGTTCATGATGATTGGGAAACAGTTCTTTGTAATCGCGAGCGCCGGGGATATCCTGCGGTGAATCGGAGCTGCCATAACGTAAAACGGCCTGCAGCGAATCTTCCCCGTCAAACCCGGCGCTATCGCTCTCATCCAGAAAAGTACGTTTAAACGGCGGTTCCAGATTTTCTTCTTCCAGGAGGCGTTCCAATGAGACCTCATTGCTTTCCAGCGCTTGCTGACAGCGCAGGCACTGTCTGGCCCAGGGGATGGCCTCCAGCCGCTCCAAGGAAATGCTTTTGCCGCAGTTCTCACAACAGCCATAACTCTTATCGTCAATTTTAGCTAGCGCCGCTTTCACATCGGCCAGTAAAATACGTTCATTGTCCCGCAGGGCAATATCCTTGCTGCGTTCAAATAACTCATCGCCGATGTCGGCGGGATGATTATCATAAACCGACAATTCACTTAGGGAGTCAGGCAGGGACTCGCCCAGTCCGCCCTCCTCCAGCCGGACTATTTGCGCTGACAGCCTTTCTTGTTCCTGTGCAAGCCTATATTGAAATTTATGCAGAGTTTCACTATTCAAAAATAATCCTCCTAGTGAATAATTTTAGTTACTTCCGCCACCCGGTAACGTTCTTTGCCATCCCGCCCCTGCTCATTGCTGTAACCTAAACAAATAATTGCCACCGCTCTTAAGCGCGGCGGGGCTTCAACCGCCTGCTGAACCTTTCGTTCATCAAACGCTCCCACCCAGCAGCTGCCAATTTCCAGGGCATCGGCCGCCAATATCATATTTTCGGCGGCGGCGGCCGTATCCTGCAGACAATATAACTGGGCGCCCCGCTCGCCATACTGATCATTGGATTTGGCCGGGTCGGCCATAATGACCACACAAACCGGCGCTGCTTCAATCTGCTCCTGTTCAAAACAAACCTCGGCAATTGCCGCTTTAACCCGCTCATTTTTAACTACATAGAAATACCAGGGCTGCAAATTTCCAGCGCTGGGCGCCCAGCAGGCGGCTTCGATAATTCTGGTCAAATCAGCTTCTGGTATGTCGTCTTGCTTAAACGTACGTACCGCCTGACTTTCCCGCATACACGCAAAGATATCCTTAGTCACTCCAGATCACTCCTTTACATTTTCAAGCTAAAACTTACCATTTTTCATTTCGACAATTTGCACAATATCAGCAATAAAATTGCCAATGCCCGGAATGTTTAATACAATCATACGGCGCAAAAGATCAACGAGTACAGCGAAGATTAACGTGGCTCCAATCGCTATTCCCAGGCCGCGGGCCAGGCCGGCTACAAAATTGATGAAAATCAACCGCGCCGGCCGCTGCAGTAAATCAACATACTCGGCAATCCGCATTGCTTCCAGATGATTGGCCAGCCGCTGGGCCTGACTTGCAATAAAATCATCTTTTGTCGGTTTTTCCATTGCCATTCCTCCATTTGCTATTATCTCCACTATACCAAAAATAAACCGGCTGTGGACAAATTATGATGCAGCCTTTCATAAGCTGAAAACTGGCGCTTCAAACTGGCCTGCAAATCAAAAGAGCAGGGATCTTAGCTCTGGCAGAGACGCGCAAAAAGGCGTGTCGCCTGGTGCATTTTAACCAAAACACTTTGCGGCACGCCTGATTGGGTTTAGCTAAATGATTGTTCCGTACGTTCAATGATTTCATCCTGGAGTTCTTTGCTGAGATTGTGAAAATGATCGCTGTAGCCGGCAACCCGGACAATCAGGTCTTTATACTCTGCGGGATACTGCTGCGCCGCCAGCAAAGTCTGGCGGTCAATGACGTTAAATTGAATGTGGTGCCCGTCAAGGCTAAAATAGGAACGAATCAACGAAACCATGTTTTCCAGGCCGCGGTCACCGGCTACCACCGCAGGCGTAAATTTCTGATTCAGCAGCGTACCGCCGGTTTGCAAATGATCCATTTTAGCAGCTGATTTAATTACGGCAGTCGGTCCGAGGCGATCGGCTCCTTTATCCGGTGAAATCCCCTCCGATACAGGCTTTTGGGCTAAACGCCCGTTAGGAGTGGCGCCGAGCACCGAGCCAAAATATACATGGCAGGTCGTAGGCAGCATATCAATGCGGTATTGTCCGCCTCTGGCATTAGGCCGGCCGGTGACGGCATCGTAAAAGGCCTGAAAAGCGATCTTCATTGTTCCATCGGCATAATCGTCGTCATTGCCGTATCTAGGTGAATTTTCCCGAACCAAATGGTGGAGCCTGTCATACCCGGTAAAGTTTGCATCCAGCGCCGCGAGAAGCTCAGTCATCGTAAAACTCTTTTTTCCGTAAATATGATATTTGATGGCCGCCAGACTGTCGGTTAAAGTACCAATACCCACACCCTGAATATAACTGGTGTTGTAGCGGGCACCGCCGGCATTGTAATCACGGCCGTTCGCGATACAATCATCAATGACCAGCGACAGGAACGGCACCGGCATATGGGTGGCGTACAGGCGTTCAATGACATGATTGCCTTTAATTTTGACATTGACAAAATAATCAAGCTGCTGTCGGTAAGCAGTAAAAAAATCCTGAAAAGTCTCAAATGCAGCTGCCTCCCCGGTCTGTGGCCCCAGCTGCCGCCCGCTGACTTTATCATAGCCATTCGCTAAAGTCAAGGCCAGAATTTTCGGCAGGTTAAGATACCCTGTCAAAATATAGGCTTCATGACCAAACGCTCCGGTTTCCACACAACCGCTGGCTCCGCCCTGCCGGGCGTCAGCCAGGCTTTTGCCGGCATTCAGCAGTTCCTGAATAATGGATTCGGTATTGTAAAAAGCCGGCTGTCCCCAGCCTTTGCGGGAAATCTCGCAGGCTTTTTTAATAAACGCCTGCGGGGTCTTTTTGCTGATTTGGACATTGGAGCTGGGCTGCAATAATTTCAACTCATCCATCGTTTCCAGAATTAAGTACGATACCTCATTTACGCCGTTCATCCCTTCCGGATGAATGCCGCCGGTATTAATATTGACAAAGTCGGTGTAAGTGCCGCTTTCCTTTAACGTAATGCCGACTTTCGGCGGAGCCGGCTGATTATTAAACTTAATCCAGAAGCATTGCAATAATTCTTTCGCCTGATCACGGCTAAGAACTCCGCGCTCAATATCCTGTCGGTAAAATGGGTAGATATGCTGATCCAGACGGCCGGGGCTGAAGGCATCCCAGGGGTTGATCTCGGTGGTTACACCAATATGGACAAACCAATACATCTGCAATGCCTGGTGAAAGGTTTGCGGAGCGTGGCCCGGCACTACATCGCAATTGTCCGCAATCAGCAGCAGTTCGGCCCGGCGTCCCGCATCCTTTTGTTCAGCGGCCAGACTGCGGGCATACCGGGCATACCGCTTGCCGTAAGCAATCACCGCATCACAACAAATGCTCATGGCCTCCAATTCGACCTTTTTCTCATAAGCCTGGGCATCACTAAAAAAATCCAGACCGTCAATGGCCGCTTGAATCTCGGTCTTGATTTCCAAAAATCCTTTTTGATACATTTTACCGCCGCCTACCGTATGGCCCGGTCCCCGCTGCTCCATAAACTCAGTGAATATCCCGCTTTCGTAACAAGCTTTCCATTCATCAGTCATCTGATCAAAAATCTTTTTGCGCATTGAGCGCTCCTGCCAATAAGGAATGATCTGCTCTGCCTGAATCTGACGGGCGGCTTCGGGAACCCGGAAGAAAATTTTCTCCCGTTGATCCATGACAGTCAGGTCCGTCATGGTATGGCAGCATAGCTCGGGAAACGAGGGGGCCCATTGCGGTTGTTCCCCTTTTTCACCGACGATAAGTTCGCCCTCTCCCAGCCAGAGATGTTTGTTTTCCAGGATATGCTTGAAAACCAGAGCCCGTAAAATTGGAGTCTCAACAGTTCCCGCATATTGACGATATGCCTCGGTCAGCAACGCAGCCCGTTCAATGGACAAATGCGGTGTTGCCTGTAAGCTTTCGTTTCTCAGTTTTTCAATCCGTTCATTCATTTATCACCACTCCTTTTTTCTCCTCTTTAGCCGCCGATGCCAACGTCAAAAGCGGCTGACGAAAAGCACCGCTTGATTTCATTGAGACGTTCCGGGTCCGGTGCCGACAAAGCCGGACAGGACCAGCCCAGCCGCTGATATTTGTCATTCCCGGTACGGTGATACGGCAACAGGCTTACCTGAGTAATATGTAAAGTCCGGGCAAAGGCAATAACCGCCTGAATATGTGGATCATCGTCATTCACCCCGGCAACGAGCGGTAGCCGCAAATGAATCTTAGCGCCTGCCGCCGACAGACGGCGCAGATTAGCAAGAATGAGCGCATTGTCCTGACCGGTATACTGCTGATGAACAGCCGGATCAAGGTGCTTAAGATCATACAAAAACAAGTCGGTAATGCCCAGCAGACGTTCGAAAGAGCTAAAGGGAACATGCCCGCAAGTGTCAATGGTTACATGAATGTCCCGAAAATGGCAAGCCCGGGCCAGTTCTTCCAGTACTTCAATCTGACAGCACGGCTCACCGCCGGAAAAAGTTACGCCGCCGCCGGACTGCTCATAAAAAACAGTATCTTTCTCAATCTCCGCCAACAGCCCGGCAACGTCGGCAAACCGCCCGGCAATATTCCGCGCACCGGTAAAGCACGCATCAATGCACGCACCGCAGGCGCTGCATTGCGACAGATCGGTGGTTCCTGAACTGCCGGTTATCGCCTGCGTCGGGCAAACCTGGACACAATGCCTGCAGCCGGTACAGGCGGCGCTGTCATACAGCAATTGGCGGTCAAACTTCTGGCTTTCCGGATTATGACACCACAGGCACCGCAACGGACAGCCTTTAAAAAAAACAGTTGTACGGATGCCGGGCCCGTCGTGAACGGAAAATTTTTGTAGATGAAAAATATGCGCCATTGCTGCGCTCATCAGCTTCCCCTCCTTAACTTGCAGGTAAAAAAGTCTGGCAGCAGCCGGCCGGCAGCGGCGATGCTTGTAGCCTTATTGTTGTTATTGTTTTGCTAATATCATACCACAAAACCTAAACGCAGTCCTTCTGAGCTGGCCTTGGTCTCCCCCCAGCCCGTACCTTTGGTGAAACCACCCTGCTCTGGAGCCGACAGCTGGCTTGGTTATACGCAAAGGGACCATGTTTTCACACAGTCCCTTTGTACAGACAAACGTCAAACTGGGGAGACAACTTCTCCATTCGACGCTGAAGGAGAAGTTGTCACGCCTAAATGGCGGACATATTTTTTACGCTTAACAACCAACTGCGGCGCAACGTTTACTTAAGGTGTCATGTACACGATGTTTCAGCCGTATCGCTGAAATCCCAGTAACGCTCGTATACCGCGCTTTATCGGCAACGATGTCGCCGGTCGTGTCCAGCGAATGGCCCATGACTTGGACACGGAAGTTCTCATTTGGTCAACTTTTTATCAAGAACCTTACGACCTTCTGATTACTCTTTCAATTTGACGGATCAATAATCCTGCTTTTCATATTTCTATGGGGATTTTTTTTGTTATGATCGCTCTATATTCCCCGACATCAGCAGTTTTCCCTTCTACCCGCTTTCGCAGAAAACATGTCAAGGGCATGTCAAGGGGACGCATGTCAAGGGGACGGGGTTGTCGACACACTACATCCCCTTTGACAGGGTGCAGTGTGTCAATAACCCCGTCCCCTTGACACGCCTTGCTGTGCAAGCTGGGGGATTAGCGCGGTTTAGTGTCGGCTACACCGAAGGGCGCAATGGCAAGCTGCGCCGTCATATTCCAGCGTATTCGCTCGTCCCAATGTTCAGGCGCAACGGTAACGGTATAAGTGATATCGCCGCGTTTTTTTTCACCGTATGGTCTGATGCTTTTTACCTTGCCCGAAATTTCCAGGTCGGGAATGCCGTCAAATGTCAACGCAACCGGATCGCCTGTTTTTACTCTGGCGACAGTTAGCTCAGTCAGGTCATCACTGCGGATTTCCCAGGCGCTTTCGTCGGCGATGCGTACCAATACGGTACCGGCAGAGGAATGCTCCCCGACTTTGATATCAAGAAAAGCTATTTTGCCGCTTATGGCTGCTTTTATTTCCGTTTTATCAAGCAGCCCCTCAGCCTCGGCAAGCCGGGCTTCCTGTGTTTGCAACTCGGCCTGGGACTGGGTCAGAACCGCCCGGTTTCTGTCCACTGCAGTGTTAGCTTGATCAACCTGCTGCCGGGAGGTAGCCCCGGCAGTTTCCAGGCGTTGCTGCCGCCTAAGTTCCCGTTCGGTATCGGCCAGGTTGACCCTGGCTTGCTCTACTGCGGCGGCAGCGCGGCTGATATCGGCGCGGGTACTGCCAACCCGCGCCTGATAATCCTGCCGGATCAGCCGGATGATTGGCTGGCCGGCTTCCACCAGATCTCCTTCCTCTACCAATACCTCACCGATCGTGCCTTCGACAGGCATAACCATTTGCGCATAGCGGACAGGAAAAACAATTCCCTCAGCCAGCACCCGGGTATCGGCTTTTACCGGAGGGATCTCCGCCTTATCTCCCTGCCCCCCGGACGCGAGCCACCAACCGCCAGTGCATAGGATGATCAGAATACTCAAGGTCAATAACCAATGTCGCTTAAGCCAGAGCAGGCCTGTTCTCAACCGTTCTGTCTCCATTCTATCTACTCCGTTCCCTTTATTCATAGCCTAATACCTCCCGCACACTAAGTTTGGCCGCATTGCGGGCCGGAATCAGGCTGGCCGCTACCGAAAGCAAGGCCGAAAGCAGCAGCCAGATTCCAACTCCCAAAAAGCTGAACGAAAATGTCAGCGGATTTTGCAGAAACATGACGCCGACCTGATAACTGAGCAAAGCAGCTGCCGGCAAGGCTAGCAGTACACCTAACAGCCAGCTTAAGACACCGATGCATATTGCTTCCACAACAATAATTCTGCCAATCGCGCTGCTGGATGCGCCAATGGCCCGCATAATGCCAATTTCCCTGGTCCGCTCCAGTACATTAATGCCCATGGTGCCCATCAGTCCTAAAGCGCCCACGATTGCCAACAGGATGGCCATAATCAGCAAAAATACCGTCAGTATATCAAACTGGGAACGGATACGCTGCTTCTGTTCCCAGGTAACATCAACATTTTGCACCCGCAAATTGTTCTTTTTCAGGTGCTCTTCCAGCTTTCTGCCCAACTCGGTTTGTTCCCGGGGATTGTCCGACCGGGCTGCAATCTGGACGGATCTGGCCCCGCCGGCCTCCTGGATGGCGCCGGTAAACCAGGGATATGGCGCAAATACCAGCGGTCCGGTCAGTGTGCTTTTGGCAATGCCAACCACAGTAAACTTCAGTTTGCGGGTGCCTATCTTGATGACTGCAGGACTGCCGACCGTAAGCTGGGGACTGTCCTTTAAAACCTCCGTATTAACGACAAGAGCGCTTTCATCCTCCGGCACCAGCCAGCGTCCCGCAATCATTTTGGGCTGAATCATCTTTGTTCCGACCGGCGGCGCCAGAATAAACACGTTTTTACTGGCGTCATCCTCCGCTTCTTTGCGTTCGCTCTGTAGTATCCGGCCGGAAGTGAAGCCCCAGGATTCAGCTGCTTTAACACCGGGAACACGAAGAACCTCATGCTCGATCCGGGCCGCCCGGTAGTTTTCGGTAAATCCCACCGAAATGTCGTATTGAAAATAATCAAGAGCGTCATCCAGAGTAGAGTAGAGGGACGCGCGAACGCTGAATACCGCCATGAAT is a window encoding:
- the lspA gene encoding signal peptidase II → MPILILVLAVVAVDQLSKFYVQSKMTLGLSLPVVDNIFHITYILNPGAAFGILEHQTVFFIAIAVLMLAAVLYVYPRLPQGSPVLRLGIGLMAGGAAGNVIDRIRTGYVVDFLDFRVWPVFNIADMAIVGGVGLIIFALYYLPEKKDGCND
- a CDS encoding efflux RND transporter periplasmic adaptor subunit — encoded protein: MNKGNGVDRMETERLRTGLLWLKRHWLLTLSILIILCTGGWWLASGGQGDKAEIPPVKADTRVLAEGIVFPVRYAQMVMPVEGTIGEVLVEEGDLVEAGQPIIRLIRQDYQARVGSTRADISRAAAAVEQARVNLADTERELRRQQRLETAGATSRQQVDQANTAVDRNRAVLTQSQAELQTQEARLAEAEGLLDKTEIKAAISGKIAFLDIKVGEHSSAGTVLVRIADESAWEIRSDDLTELTVARVKTGDPVALTFDGIPDLEISGKVKSIRPYGEKKRGDITYTVTVAPEHWDERIRWNMTAQLAIAPFGVADTKPR
- a CDS encoding TraR/DksA C4-type zinc finger protein; amino-acid sequence: MNSETLHKFQYRLAQEQERLSAQIVRLEEGGLGESLPDSLSELSVYDNHPADIGDELFERSKDIALRDNERILLADVKAALAKIDDKSYGCCENCGKSISLERLEAIPWARQCLRCQQALESNEVSLERLLEEENLEPPFKRTFLDESDSAGFDGEDSLQAVLRYGSSDSPQDIPGARDYKELFPNHHEHQGIVETTDAIPASAHSFSSRKAKKAER
- a CDS encoding DUF5665 domain-containing protein; this translates as MEKPTKDDFIASQAQRLANHLEAMRIAEYVDLLQRPARLIFINFVAGLARGLGIAIGATLIFAVLVDLLRRMIVLNIPGIGNFIADIVQIVEMKNGKF
- a CDS encoding TVP38/TMEM64 family protein — translated: MSQPASRIGIIMKIGAMLVLAAAFFFLPGARKFMLTGISFLQQCNFHELRGFILDYGAWAPLTSIALMSLQSLVPFVPGLVITVANAWIFGWHYGAVYSWIGALIGALLDFCIARWYGRPLVERIIKKTYLRLVDSYLQKHGVVAILISRIIPVIPFKMISFGAGLTVIPVRQFVIATATGQIPGIVLYSILGQNLLNNAYAMLVATGLLLGVAALVYYYRVRLENYFMHGGQS
- a CDS encoding glycyl-radical enzyme activating protein → MSAAMAHIFHLQKFSVHDGPGIRTTVFFKGCPLRCLWCHNPESQKFDRQLLYDSAACTGCRHCVQVCPTQAITGSSGTTDLSQCSACGACIDACFTGARNIAGRFADVAGLLAEIEKDTVFYEQSGGGVTFSGGEPCCQIEVLEELARACHFRDIHVTIDTCGHVPFSSFERLLGITDLFLYDLKHLDPAVHQQYTGQDNALILANLRRLSAAGAKIHLRLPLVAGVNDDDPHIQAVIAFARTLHITQVSLLPYHRTGNDKYQRLGWSCPALSAPDPERLNEIKRCFSSAAFDVGIGG
- the hypD gene encoding trans-4-hydroxy-L-proline dehydratase is translated as MNERIEKLRNESLQATPHLSIERAALLTEAYRQYAGTVETPILRALVFKHILENKHLWLGEGELIVGEKGEQPQWAPSFPELCCHTMTDLTVMDQREKIFFRVPEAARQIQAEQIIPYWQERSMRKKIFDQMTDEWKACYESGIFTEFMEQRGPGHTVGGGKMYQKGFLEIKTEIQAAIDGLDFFSDAQAYEKKVELEAMSICCDAVIAYGKRYARYARSLAAEQKDAGRRAELLLIADNCDVVPGHAPQTFHQALQMYWFVHIGVTTEINPWDAFSPGRLDQHIYPFYRQDIERGVLSRDQAKELLQCFWIKFNNQPAPPKVGITLKESGTYTDFVNINTGGIHPEGMNGVNEVSYLILETMDELKLLQPSSNVQISKKTPQAFIKKACEISRKGWGQPAFYNTESIIQELLNAGKSLADARQGGASGCVETGAFGHEAYILTGYLNLPKILALTLANGYDKVSGRQLGPQTGEAAAFETFQDFFTAYRQQLDYFVNVKIKGNHVIERLYATHMPVPFLSLVIDDCIANGRDYNAGGARYNTSYIQGVGIGTLTDSLAAIKYHIYGKKSFTMTELLAALDANFTGYDRLHHLVRENSPRYGNDDDYADGTMKIAFQAFYDAVTGRPNARGGQYRIDMLPTTCHVYFGSVLGATPNGRLAQKPVSEGISPDKGADRLGPTAVIKSAAKMDHLQTGGTLLNQKFTPAVVAGDRGLENMVSLIRSYFSLDGHHIQFNVIDRQTLLAAQQYPAEYKDLIVRVAGYSDHFHNLSKELQDEIIERTEQSFS
- a CDS encoding nitroreductase family protein, yielding MTKDIFACMRESQAVRTFKQDDIPEADLTRIIEAACWAPSAGNLQPWYFYVVKNERVKAAIAEVCFEQEQIEAAPVCVVIMADPAKSNDQYGERGAQLYCLQDTAAAAENMILAADALEIGSCWVGAFDERKVQQAVEAPPRLRAVAIICLGYSNEQGRDGKERYRVAEVTKIIH